The following are encoded together in the Arcticibacterium luteifluviistationis genome:
- a CDS encoding OmpA family protein — MTETPCAWEPNGSQYGEDYVKVGFINAIYIRQIAIIENLNPGAISRIFGYDEEGTEYLLYQNTGQKTTVKSRFWRVFFEPMKKPLNAVKIVVNHRIAKGRKQYDAIAISDSQDFIEFNINVAKDIPQDLQKENLGPTVNSPYGEVAPIITPDGNTLYFTRLNHPDNIRDEDDKDAEIKQDIWFSKRNIAGVWMPPENLGPPVNDANLNAAATASASGSGLFVLNLYKPGGKQEIGLSRTSFSNGKWSYPEEVKITDFQAKKTEKDKAANTEYAISHDENILVMALNRLPSFGNNDLYVSFKESDGSYSRPKNMGSILNTADNEGSPFLSADNKTLYFNSKGHPGYGDSDIFMTKRLDETWTNWSEPVNLGPKINSERWDAFFTIPASGEFAYLSSDNNSLGGEDIFRINLFESIKPDAVAILDGKIMEKDVNTVLDIPLGIKSNSDSLNEKGFNIEINPDTKEYKLILPVGFKYYFDIDATGYLSLEDSLDLTREGDYREITKNFYLSPIREGSKMVLENLIFAQGKYEIEASSHDELEKLIKILKEYPKMRILLEGHTDNQGDFTLNVKLAKNRVDEVKTYLIKKGKISSSRIETKSWGPIKPISSNSTPETRKKNRRVEFTILKM, encoded by the coding sequence ATGACGGAAACACCCTGTGCATGGGAACCAAACGGCTCACAGTATGGCGAAGATTACGTTAAGGTAGGATTCATCAATGCGATATATATTCGTCAAATAGCGATAATTGAGAATCTTAACCCAGGAGCTATATCCCGTATCTTTGGTTACGACGAAGAAGGTACGGAGTATTTATTATATCAAAATACAGGACAGAAAACCACAGTTAAAAGCAGGTTTTGGCGAGTGTTCTTTGAGCCAATGAAAAAGCCATTGAATGCGGTTAAAATTGTAGTAAACCACAGAATAGCGAAAGGCCGAAAGCAATACGACGCTATTGCTATTTCTGACAGTCAAGATTTCATTGAGTTTAATATCAATGTGGCTAAAGACATCCCTCAGGACCTGCAAAAGGAGAATTTAGGGCCTACTGTAAACTCTCCTTATGGTGAAGTAGCACCAATTATTACGCCTGACGGCAACACACTTTATTTCACTAGATTAAATCACCCTGATAATATTAGAGATGAAGACGACAAAGACGCTGAGATAAAACAAGACATCTGGTTTTCTAAAAGGAATATTGCGGGTGTTTGGATGCCTCCGGAAAACTTAGGTCCTCCGGTCAATGATGCCAATTTGAATGCAGCTGCCACTGCTTCTGCATCCGGCTCCGGTTTGTTTGTTTTAAACCTCTATAAACCTGGCGGTAAACAGGAAATTGGTTTGTCCAGAACTTCTTTTAGTAACGGAAAATGGAGTTATCCTGAAGAAGTGAAAATTACAGATTTTCAGGCAAAAAAAACGGAAAAAGATAAAGCTGCCAATACAGAATATGCTATTAGTCATGACGAAAACATTCTAGTTATGGCTCTAAACCGTTTACCTAGTTTTGGAAATAATGATCTTTACGTTTCTTTTAAAGAATCAGATGGTTCTTATTCCAGACCTAAAAACATGGGTTCTATCTTAAATACTGCCGATAACGAAGGTTCCCCTTTTCTGTCTGCTGACAATAAAACACTTTATTTCAACTCTAAGGGACATCCTGGCTATGGCGACTCCGATATTTTCATGACTAAGCGTTTAGATGAAACGTGGACCAACTGGTCAGAACCTGTGAATCTGGGTCCTAAAATAAACTCTGAAAGATGGGATGCCTTTTTCACTATTCCAGCCTCTGGCGAATTTGCCTATTTGAGCTCCGATAATAATTCATTGGGAGGAGAAGACATTTTCAGAATCAACCTGTTCGAATCTATCAAACCTGATGCGGTAGCTATTTTGGATGGAAAAATAATGGAAAAGGATGTTAACACGGTTTTGGATATTCCATTGGGTATTAAATCAAACAGTGACAGTTTAAATGAAAAAGGTTTCAATATTGAAATAAATCCTGACACCAAAGAGTACAAATTGATACTTCCTGTAGGTTTTAAATACTATTTTGATATTGATGCTACAGGTTACTTAAGTTTGGAAGACTCTTTAGATTTGACCAGAGAAGGGGATTATAGAGAAATCACGAAGAACTTTTACCTCTCTCCAATTAGAGAAGGCTCTAAAATGGTTTTGGAGAATTTGATATTTGCCCAAGGTAAATATGAGATTGAAGCCTCTTCTCATGATGAACTTGAAAAGCTTATCAAAATACTCAAAGAATACCCGAAAATGAGAATTCTTTTAGAAGGTCATACGGATAATCAAGGGGACTTTACGCTGAACGTAAAACTTGCTAAAAACAGGGTAGACGAAGTGAAAACATATCTCATAAAAAAAGGTAAAATATCGAGTTCTAGAATTGAAACAAAATCATGGGGGCCTATAAAACCAATATCAAGTAATTCTACCCCAGAAACCCGGAAGAAAAACCGTCGTGTGGAGTTTACAATCCTTAAAATGTGA
- a CDS encoding glycosyltransferase family 39 protein encodes MPSRILVLIILGFAGLLRFYHIGAYSPYTDEKFTLLNVHGICVGGYNQPELTDNDTFTPKEFWKDRDLDDHYQAIARSDFGTHFTYNVLLKYWIKAFGLNDGMVRTLSVLFNLLTLVLVFWLCKAFLKSTNIGLTAMSIIALDPLFISQSHYARSYTLSFLLVVLGTIVFYKILKSENKKETIKLGAFYGLIAAMALLNHYLNFIIFLAHVITAAIYLRNQRKWLILLGAGAFTLLVMGYWMTAGGGQWSMEFLKDKNSLHLKMANLPADQNPMSGNVDPSSLKNISQKGLNVFFDSNLVSFDLYHSLHGVLNLGLFIIASILLGLTLKFTKIKKENLLLGFFAILLVLGLVLLPSYYKLAFISAAFMLVVLYHWFMHPVEKELRLMLLLSALLPLFYVIFDAFKTGHTTSLAHRYIGVCVPFLGIIYAVGLYRLFHQKGNLKYLAIIPIAYQLFFVGEEIKQVLNDTSARYSFRNEAREKNPYREASLLVIENYSKGDTLLIPSYGNNIYSDLRDNHGQKNILDAQYLNLYLPKDAEYIEHIDVSEPNLLVLKKANGTRKVLFDFQGKKLRY; translated from the coding sequence ATGCCATCTCGTATTCTGGTTCTCATCATTTTAGGTTTCGCTGGACTATTAAGGTTCTACCATATTGGTGCTTACAGTCCGTATACTGACGAAAAATTCACCTTACTTAATGTTCATGGAATTTGTGTAGGTGGTTATAATCAGCCAGAACTTACCGATAACGATACCTTTACTCCAAAAGAATTCTGGAAAGACCGTGACTTAGACGATCACTATCAGGCTATTGCCCGTTCTGATTTTGGCACGCATTTTACCTATAACGTATTATTAAAGTATTGGATTAAAGCCTTCGGTCTTAACGATGGCATGGTGAGAACATTAAGCGTTCTGTTTAATCTACTGACCTTGGTACTGGTATTTTGGCTTTGCAAAGCCTTTTTGAAATCTACAAATATTGGGCTAACTGCAATGTCAATAATAGCTCTTGACCCACTTTTTATATCGCAGAGTCATTACGCACGAAGCTATACCTTATCATTTCTTTTGGTGGTTTTAGGCACCATAGTCTTCTATAAAATACTAAAATCGGAGAATAAGAAAGAGACTATCAAGCTAGGTGCATTTTATGGTTTAATAGCCGCCATGGCTTTATTAAACCACTACCTAAACTTCATCATCTTTTTAGCACACGTAATTACGGCAGCCATTTATTTAAGAAACCAACGAAAGTGGTTAATACTACTGGGTGCTGGTGCTTTTACGCTTTTGGTTATGGGCTATTGGATGACCGCAGGTGGCGGCCAATGGTCTATGGAGTTCTTAAAAGACAAAAATTCCCTTCACTTAAAGATGGCAAATTTACCCGCAGACCAAAATCCAATGAGCGGAAATGTGGACCCAAGTAGCTTAAAAAACATAAGTCAAAAAGGCTTAAATGTTTTCTTTGATAGTAACCTTGTAAGTTTTGATTTATATCACTCTTTACATGGCGTGCTTAACCTTGGGCTTTTCATTATTGCTTCCATTCTTCTTGGTTTAACTCTAAAGTTTACCAAAATCAAAAAAGAGAACCTTTTACTCGGCTTTTTCGCAATACTGTTAGTTCTTGGTTTAGTTTTACTTCCCTCTTATTATAAGTTAGCATTTATCTCGGCAGCTTTCATGCTAGTGGTTTTATACCACTGGTTTATGCACCCTGTAGAAAAGGAACTTAGATTAATGCTACTGCTATCAGCTTTGCTTCCTCTATTTTATGTCATATTTGATGCCTTTAAAACTGGGCATACCACTTCACTAGCTCACAGGTATATTGGTGTTTGTGTACCTTTTCTTGGTATAATTTACGCCGTTGGCCTCTACAGACTCTTTCATCAAAAGGGTAATTTAAAGTACCTAGCTATTATTCCGATTGCTTATCAGCTATTCTTTGTAGGTGAGGAAATAAAACAGGTTCTAAATGACACCTCCGCCCGTTACTCTTTCAGAAATGAGGCTAGAGAAAAAAACCCATACCGTGAAGCTAGCCTACTGGTCATAGAAAACTACAGCAAAGGTGACACGCTTCTGATACCTTCTTATGGCAATAACATTTATTCTGACTTAAGAGATAATCACGGTCAAAAAAACATCCTAGATGCCCAGTATCTTAACCTCTATTTGCCAAAGGATGCGGAATATATTGAGCACATTGATGTTTCGGAACCAAACTTGTTAGTTTTGAAAAAAGCTAATGGTACCAGAAAGGTACTGTTTGACTTTCAAGGTAAAAAACTTAGGTACTGA
- a CDS encoding acyltransferase family protein has translation MKTNYIKSLDGIRFLAVSMVLFDHWSGDRLGFPASYLGVCMFFVLSGFLITRILLSAKEKDADLKRGHGFSLKRFYIRRTIRIFPIYYLTLAILFLLNVEPVRSKIGWLVTYMSNNYIAISDNWLGSVDHLWSLAVEEQFYLFFPFLILLLPLKNIQKSLAFLILLSVLLRVYFYVSGASWIRPYVLMPTCLDAFGLGGLLGYGVYYQKEKLINFFSKTSTLLIGTAVYVLTVIWLQAVSEGHNYVSIIFLRLAESIISVAVLGYLVCRSNTSRGVLHSIFEWEPLVYIGRISYGIYIYHNFIYNAYHSSPNNPFVKVSNKITAALSDGFAGTSVKILFLYISVILIATVSWFLIEKPINKLKSRYGY, from the coding sequence TTGAAAACTAATTATATAAAATCACTGGATGGAATTCGCTTTTTAGCGGTTAGTATGGTGCTTTTTGACCACTGGTCTGGAGACCGACTAGGCTTTCCTGCTTCTTATTTGGGTGTTTGCATGTTTTTTGTTTTGAGTGGATTCTTAATCACTCGAATTCTGCTTTCTGCCAAAGAGAAAGATGCTGATTTAAAAAGAGGACATGGTTTCTCTTTAAAGCGTTTTTACATCAGAAGAACCATCCGAATTTTCCCTATATATTATTTGACGCTTGCTATTCTCTTCCTTTTAAATGTAGAGCCTGTAAGAAGTAAAATTGGCTGGTTAGTTACCTACATGAGTAATAACTATATAGCCATATCGGATAATTGGCTCGGCTCCGTAGACCACCTTTGGTCTTTAGCTGTAGAAGAACAATTCTACCTTTTCTTCCCTTTTCTTATATTATTATTGCCCTTAAAAAACATTCAGAAGTCGCTAGCTTTCTTAATTCTACTTTCTGTTTTGCTTCGCGTTTACTTCTATGTTTCGGGTGCTTCTTGGATTAGGCCTTATGTTCTTATGCCCACTTGTTTAGATGCTTTTGGATTAGGTGGACTTTTAGGCTATGGTGTCTATTATCAAAAAGAAAAACTCATCAACTTCTTTTCAAAAACATCAACCTTGTTAATTGGTACGGCCGTTTATGTATTGACCGTAATCTGGCTGCAAGCTGTTTCTGAAGGACATAATTACGTTTCTATTATTTTCCTGAGGCTCGCAGAATCAATCATTTCTGTAGCCGTACTTGGGTATTTGGTATGTAGAAGTAACACTTCAAGAGGTGTGCTACACAGCATCTTTGAATGGGAGCCTTTGGTCTACATTGGTAGAATTAGTTATGGTATATACATCTACCATAATTTCATTTATAATGCTTACCACAGCTCTCCAAACAATCCTTTTGTCAAAGTATCGAATAAAATCACCGCTGCTTTAAGTGACGGTTTTGCTGGAACTTCTGTTAAGATTCTATTTCTGTATATCTCCGTAATTTTGATAGCAACCGTCTCTTGGTTTCTAATAGAGAAACCCATCAATAAACTAAAATCTAGATATGGCTACTGA
- a CDS encoding GntP family permease: protein MLIILLILAVALIVISTTKFKLHPFLALLFVALLFGLTAGVPLPKLIESINEGFGKTLGSIGLVIIIGVMIGAFLENTGGAVRLANGVLKLIGKKRVPEAMSLVGWLISIPVFGDSGFVILNSLNKALTKKAGLSLTVTTVCLATGLMATHTMVPPTPGPIATAAIIGADLGLVIAFGSVISLIALIPPIIFAKKYASKTWLDPAPDLGEGDFDKKLAVAPGFLHSIIPVLIPLLLIVLKSFNDLYSIIGEGGLKSGLDFVGTPIIALIIGLLIAFTLPKKLERDMLSTQGWVGKALLDSASIVMITGAGGVFGKVLQNAGLGDMIAPLLADYPMGIFLPFLISAALKTAQGSSTVAMITTASIITPLIPQLGLDTEVSKALAVLAIGAGSAVVSHVSDSFFWLVTQMTGMTISMGYRIHTVATGIVGVSCFILIYIAHMIWG from the coding sequence ATGCTAATCATTCTCCTTATCCTTGCTGTGGCATTAATTGTCATAAGTACTACCAAGTTTAAATTACATCCTTTTCTAGCTCTACTTTTTGTGGCTCTTTTATTTGGGCTGACTGCTGGCGTGCCGCTGCCAAAACTTATTGAATCCATTAACGAAGGCTTTGGTAAAACACTAGGAAGCATAGGTTTGGTCATTATTATTGGTGTAATGATAGGTGCATTTTTAGAAAATACGGGCGGTGCTGTAAGACTGGCTAATGGTGTTTTAAAGCTAATAGGTAAAAAAAGAGTACCAGAAGCCATGTCTCTAGTCGGTTGGCTTATTTCTATTCCTGTTTTTGGCGATAGCGGATTTGTGATTTTGAATTCGCTAAATAAAGCTTTAACTAAGAAAGCTGGCTTGTCTTTAACTGTGACCACGGTTTGTTTGGCTACAGGCTTAATGGCTACACATACCATGGTGCCACCTACACCAGGACCAATAGCCACTGCAGCTATTATTGGAGCAGACTTGGGCTTAGTTATAGCTTTTGGTTCTGTAATTAGTTTGATAGCTTTAATTCCGCCAATAATCTTCGCAAAAAAGTACGCATCTAAAACTTGGCTTGACCCAGCTCCAGACTTAGGAGAAGGTGATTTCGATAAGAAATTAGCCGTAGCTCCTGGCTTTCTTCATTCAATAATTCCAGTGCTTATACCATTGTTACTGATAGTCTTAAAATCTTTCAATGATTTGTACTCCATAATAGGGGAGGGAGGTTTAAAAAGCGGTTTAGACTTTGTAGGAACACCGATTATTGCTCTTATAATAGGTTTGTTAATTGCTTTTACTTTGCCTAAAAAATTAGAAAGAGATATGCTTTCCACGCAAGGCTGGGTAGGAAAAGCTCTTTTAGATTCGGCTTCCATAGTGATGATTACAGGTGCCGGTGGTGTCTTTGGGAAGGTGCTTCAAAACGCAGGTCTAGGAGATATGATAGCCCCTTTATTGGCCGATTATCCAATGGGTATCTTTTTACCTTTCCTGATTTCTGCGGCATTAAAAACAGCTCAGGGTTCATCTACTGTGGCCATGATTACCACGGCTTCTATAATTACACCATTAATTCCTCAATTGGGCTTAGACACAGAAGTGTCAAAAGCTTTGGCTGTTTTAGCTATTGGAGCTGGTTCAGCAGTGGTTTCGCATGTGAGTGATAGTTTTTTCTGGTTGGTAACGCAAATGACGGGTATGACCATTAGTATGGGTTACAGAATCCATACGGTAGCTACTGGTATTGTAGGTGTTTCATGTTTTATATTAATCTACATAGCCCACATGATTTGGGGATAA
- a CDS encoding glycoside hydrolase family 113, protein MKTKLLTSGFLVLLAAAYFMFSETEKTPYVYKGEKMKGLSFVAPNKAIDSSHFESTERVHAEWAALMPYGFVKEGEANLRYAKVIDLPKEGHQWWGEQPSGVVECILLAHQNGQKVMLKPHMWQGRGKYTGDFNLSSEEEWQEFESSFGGYILQYAKIAEENDVELFCIATEMETMVAERPAFWLKLIADIREVYKGELTYAENWDCYDAVPFWDKLDYIGVDGYFPLAKEKSPDLATLKSGWGKHLKKMKKVSGKYAKPILFTEYGYRSCDFSTDKPWETDYSLPDNEGLQARAYQSLFEEVWGQPWFAGGFAWKWFPFKDPSKASRDKFCPQHKEAEAVLSNFYETL, encoded by the coding sequence ATGAAAACAAAACTATTAACTTCTGGCTTTTTAGTGCTGTTAGCGGCAGCATATTTTATGTTCTCAGAAACAGAAAAGACGCCTTACGTCTATAAAGGCGAGAAAATGAAAGGGCTTTCTTTTGTAGCTCCTAATAAAGCTATTGATTCTTCTCACTTCGAATCTACAGAAAGGGTGCATGCCGAATGGGCCGCTCTAATGCCTTATGGTTTTGTGAAAGAGGGTGAGGCTAATCTCAGATATGCTAAAGTTATTGATTTGCCTAAAGAGGGACATCAGTGGTGGGGAGAGCAACCTTCGGGAGTGGTTGAATGCATTCTTTTAGCTCATCAAAATGGTCAAAAGGTAATGCTTAAGCCTCATATGTGGCAAGGAAGAGGGAAGTATACAGGTGATTTTAATTTATCATCTGAAGAGGAGTGGCAGGAGTTTGAAAGTAGTTTTGGCGGATATATTCTTCAATATGCAAAAATAGCGGAAGAAAATGACGTAGAACTTTTCTGCATAGCTACCGAAATGGAGACGATGGTGGCAGAAAGACCAGCCTTTTGGTTAAAACTAATTGCAGATATTAGAGAAGTTTATAAAGGCGAACTTACCTATGCGGAGAATTGGGATTGTTATGATGCCGTTCCTTTTTGGGATAAGCTAGATTACATAGGCGTAGATGGCTATTTCCCTTTAGCTAAAGAGAAAAGTCCTGATTTGGCTACGCTGAAATCAGGCTGGGGAAAGCACCTCAAAAAGATGAAGAAGGTTTCTGGCAAATACGCTAAACCTATTTTATTTACGGAGTACGGCTACCGAAGTTGTGATTTCTCAACGGATAAACCTTGGGAAACAGATTACTCTTTGCCAGATAATGAAGGCCTGCAAGCAAGAGCTTATCAATCGCTTTTTGAAGAAGTTTGGGGACAGCCTTGGTTTGCTGGTGGCTTTGCCTGGAAATGGTTTCCTTTTAAAGACCCAAGTAAAGCTTCAAGAGATAAGTTTTGTCCGCAACATAAAGAGGCTGAAGCTGTTTTGAGTAACTTTTACGAAACCTTATAG
- a CDS encoding NUDIX domain-containing protein: MQEEKLKDAHKFKLWKSHLEKSGLIINNVEEVYTRRRYNGEVLFSTLMLDATTPEGDKIPPICFLKGEVVCVLICLIDDANDEKYLILVKQRRIAEGGYTYEHPAGMVDGTQTPEAISIQEVREETGIEITQEQLINLSPDKRLFPSTGTSDESMYLFAAELRMSKAKIDSYENKEMGTDYEFERITTHIFPFKEGHSLISNTNGMLLNFLYLKHVQDFELLKSL; the protein is encoded by the coding sequence ATGCAAGAAGAGAAGTTAAAAGATGCTCACAAGTTTAAACTATGGAAAAGTCACTTAGAAAAAAGCGGACTTATCATAAATAATGTAGAGGAAGTTTATACTAGAAGACGTTATAATGGCGAAGTCCTTTTCTCTACTTTAATGTTAGATGCCACTACACCAGAAGGTGACAAAATTCCACCTATCTGTTTTTTAAAAGGCGAAGTAGTTTGTGTTTTGATTTGTCTTATTGATGATGCTAACGATGAGAAATACCTCATTTTGGTAAAGCAAAGACGCATTGCTGAAGGTGGATATACGTACGAGCATCCTGCGGGAATGGTAGACGGAACGCAAACCCCTGAAGCTATTTCTATACAAGAAGTAAGGGAAGAAACAGGCATTGAAATTACGCAAGAGCAGTTAATTAACCTTTCTCCTGATAAACGCTTATTTCCTAGCACAGGAACTAGCGACGAGTCTATGTATCTTTTTGCCGCCGAATTAAGAATGAGTAAAGCAAAGATTGACTCCTATGAAAACAAAGAAATGGGAACAGATTATGAGTTTGAACGAATTACAACGCACATATTCCCATTTAAAGAAGGACACTCCCTGATAAGTAATACCAACGGAATGCTCCTTAACTTTTTGTATTTAAAGCATGTCCAAGACTTTGAATTGCTGAAAAGCCTTTAA
- a CDS encoding PQQ-dependent sugar dehydrogenase, which produces MKKLLLLLLCSFSLSAQPPGFVDELVSEDYVSPTGLTFDKSGQMYAWEKGGSVFKVNKSTGAKTLLLDISAEVYDYLDHGLNGLVLHPNFLENGYFYLLYAVDRNYLYFKDSTFYSRANDDVFSASIGRVTRYTVNQDTVNQGTVDLASRKVLIGETHTTGIPVLMDNHGMGSLVFGADTSLMVTSGDAAIARDPPFQNGDAFYYELVTLPLQEGIITEDQNIGPYRAQNLNSLNGKMLRINPENGDGYPSNPFYQAAEARSAESRIWAYGLRNPFRFSLKPETGSTDVTLGDPGTFYVGDVGWENREEVDVIETGGMNFGWPYFEGISYRTKLFNDPEYFPENPIAPVLEWRGSFAQAFVDDEAYTVGSPEFLGEPFTGNSSIGGLWLTTDHFEGYKGTYIHGDYEGWVKIFKFDFRGNPFEAVSITENVHPVCFAEDPTDGSIYYMNFFFPNTHEIRRIYNEPNPNFPPVTEAFIDPIYGAAPLNVRFDASSSYDPEGGNLSYLWDFGNGFSSTNQVADFRYTDSDEKLHRVTLTITDEAGKSTVKQFKVHVNNFPPEVISTSIQDIESFKNEEGLTLNLNAVVQNHNPNEEIYYEWSVILHHEEHSHLITSYKTLEATTSLTPIPCDEQEYSYEVKFFVHDNTGLGPTISKFIKPLCPGDEVVLGLELSPNPVDFKINLTGIDGLDEIDLNYHVFNNHGQLLRTDAGKWKSLKRNLNKEVAKYSPGIYILRVNIDGKSQSFRFVKN; this is translated from the coding sequence ATGAAAAAACTCTTACTCCTTCTTCTTTGTAGCTTTTCTTTATCGGCTCAGCCACCTGGTTTTGTTGATGAATTAGTTTCGGAAGACTATGTTTCGCCCACAGGTTTGACCTTTGATAAAAGCGGTCAAATGTATGCATGGGAAAAGGGAGGAAGCGTGTTTAAAGTTAATAAAAGCACAGGTGCTAAAACACTGCTTTTAGATATTTCTGCGGAGGTTTATGATTACTTAGACCATGGTTTGAACGGGCTGGTTTTACACCCAAACTTTTTAGAAAACGGTTATTTTTATTTACTGTACGCTGTGGATAGGAATTACCTTTATTTTAAAGATTCTACTTTTTATAGCAGAGCTAATGATGATGTGTTTTCAGCATCTATTGGCCGAGTAACCCGCTATACTGTCAATCAAGACACGGTCAATCAGGGTACGGTAGATTTAGCTTCTAGAAAAGTACTTATTGGCGAAACGCACACCACTGGTATTCCTGTTTTGATGGATAATCACGGCATGGGCTCCTTAGTTTTTGGTGCAGATACTAGCTTAATGGTAACTTCAGGTGATGCCGCCATAGCCAGAGACCCACCTTTTCAGAATGGTGATGCGTTTTACTACGAGTTGGTCACTTTACCCCTGCAAGAAGGTATCATTACTGAAGACCAGAATATTGGCCCGTATAGGGCACAAAATCTAAATTCATTGAATGGTAAAATGCTGAGGATAAATCCTGAAAATGGAGATGGTTATCCTTCAAATCCCTTTTATCAAGCAGCTGAGGCACGTTCTGCCGAATCTAGAATTTGGGCTTATGGCCTTAGAAATCCTTTTAGATTTAGTTTAAAACCTGAAACCGGAAGTACAGATGTGACTTTAGGAGACCCAGGAACTTTCTATGTAGGTGATGTAGGTTGGGAAAATAGAGAGGAGGTTGATGTGATTGAAACTGGTGGAATGAATTTTGGTTGGCCATACTTTGAAGGAATTAGTTATAGAACCAAGCTTTTTAATGACCCAGAGTATTTTCCTGAAAATCCGATAGCTCCAGTATTAGAGTGGCGAGGTAGTTTTGCTCAGGCTTTTGTAGATGATGAAGCTTATACGGTAGGTTCGCCCGAATTTTTAGGTGAGCCATTTACGGGTAACTCATCTATTGGTGGTCTTTGGCTTACTACAGACCATTTTGAAGGCTATAAAGGCACATATATTCATGGCGATTATGAAGGTTGGGTAAAGATTTTCAAGTTTGACTTTAGAGGGAATCCTTTTGAAGCGGTTAGTATAACGGAGAATGTACACCCGGTTTGTTTTGCAGAAGACCCTACCGACGGAAGCATTTATTATATGAATTTCTTCTTTCCAAACACGCACGAAATAAGAAGAATTTATAATGAACCTAATCCCAATTTTCCTCCAGTTACAGAAGCGTTTATTGACCCAATTTATGGTGCAGCTCCGCTCAATGTTCGTTTTGACGCAAGTAGTTCTTATGACCCAGAAGGAGGAAACCTAAGTTACCTATGGGACTTTGGTAATGGTTTTTCTTCCACCAATCAAGTTGCCGATTTTAGATATACAGACAGCGACGAGAAACTACACAGAGTAACACTAACTATTACTGATGAAGCAGGGAAATCAACGGTGAAGCAGTTTAAAGTGCATGTCAATAATTTCCCACCAGAAGTAATTTCTACTTCCATTCAAGATATTGAGAGTTTTAAGAATGAAGAAGGATTAACACTTAATTTGAATGCCGTAGTACAGAATCATAATCCGAATGAAGAGATATACTATGAGTGGTCGGTTATCTTACACCATGAAGAGCATTCGCATTTAATTACCTCTTATAAAACCTTAGAAGCTACTACTTCTTTGACTCCAATACCATGTGATGAGCAGGAATACAGCTATGAAGTGAAGTTTTTTGTTCATGACAACACAGGCTTAGGACCTACCATCTCAAAGTTCATAAAGCCTCTTTGTCCTGGAGATGAGGTGGTTCTTGGTTTAGAATTAAGTCCGAATCCTGTTGATTTTAAGATTAATTTGACAGGAATAGACGGTCTGGATGAGATAGATTTAAACTACCATGTTTTCAATAATCATGGGCAGCTGTTAAGAACTGACGCAGGGAAATGGAAAAGTCTTAAAAGAAACCTAAATAAAGAAGTGGCTAAATACTCACCAGGAATTTACATTTTAAGAGTAAATATTGATGGTAAAAGCCAATCTTTCAGGTTTGTTAAAAATTAA